In Desulfonatronovibrio magnus, the sequence CTTGCAAACCATGCTGCAGAGCTTTTACGCAAGGAGTATTCCGCAAAAAAAGTTATTCTATTTGGCACATTGGCCATGGATACCGGTTTTTCCGAACATTCAGATATAGATTTGGCTGCGTATGGAATACCTGATGCTTTATTTTATCGCGCGGCAGCCAGAGTTTCAGGTCTTAGCCCGGAATTTACAGTCGATCTGGTGGATCCGGATTCATGCCGACCATCTGTCAGGGAATCGATCCTGACCAGGGGTATTGAGTTGTGACTTCTGAACTTGCAAGGCTCGCTGAACGAATCCGCCTGGAAATGAATGAATTGGAGATGATTGTTGATCGCGCCGTAACCGGAGTCATCCGTGCAAAACAATACCAGGATGACATCTACCTTGATGGCGTTGCTCTAAATCTTCACGCTTTCTACACTGGCATAGAACGCCTTTTCGAGAAAATTGCTGCTAATGTGGATGGACAGCTCCCACAAGGGGCAAATTGGCACAAGGTCTTGCTGATACAGATGGGCCGAGAAGTTCCTGGTCTTCGTCCTGCCGTCATCTCAGATGAGATTCATGTATTTCTGGACGAGTACCGAGGTTTCAGACATGTTGTCCGGAATATTTATACATACAAATTTGATCCTCTTAGAATTGACACCCTTGTTCGCAATGCAAAACAACTTTTTGAGCAATTGAAACGAGAAATGCTGGCTTTTGCAGATTTTCTGGACTTTCTGGCCAACCAAACACCCTCAAGGAGCAGATGATAAGGCCAGGTAAACCTTAAACTTCCTGATGGCTTTGATTATGCTGAAGATGCTTAGACAGACAGCACATCTGTTAACAACAATTCAATAGTCTTTATGAACTTGCAGGAAAGACAAAAGCCGGGATTGGTGGGTTTATCAAGTATTTGAAAAGCTATCGGGAGTGGGAAATTTACAATCCAAGCGATTTTTAACTTTTATTGTGCTATATCAAGAATTTAGACATTAAAACTGAAGCTTTGTGCGACAAAAGTTGTCTGTAAGGGCCAAAAAAGGGCTTTTTTGAAGATCAAATTTAATAAAAACAGTAGGTTGCTGGTCTCAGAGACCCTGGCGCGCAATCACTCAATCACATAAAATACATAAATACCCGCTCTTTGAAAATATAATCATGCAACCAACAGCACCCCAAACATCCATCCTCACCCGCTTCACCAATGGCATTTCATCCAGGTGGAACAGTAAGAGCCATTCGGGTTCGATTTTTAGAAACATGGCCATGCTGGCGTCTGGTTCTGCCGGGGCCAAGGCCATCGGGGCGTTGTCCGTGCCGGTGATCACCAGGATCTATCTGCCTGAGCATTTCGGGGTGCTGGCGGTATTTACATCTTTGACTGCCCTGCTGGTGCCATTTGGCACATTGCGCTATTCCATGGCCCTGCCACTGCCCAATAGGGACGGAACAGCCACTAACCTGGCCGTGCTCTGCGTATCTTCACTTTTGATTGTTTCTTTGCTGGTCACCCTGGTATTCTGGATAGCCGCACCGTACCTGCTTGAACTTTTGTCCATGCAGGCTCTGTTGCCTTTCTGGTGGCTGCTTCCATTGGCCATTGCCGGTACTGGCTTATACGAACTTCTGACAAACTGGGCCGTGCGGGAAAAGGCCTTTAAACCCCTGGCCAGAACCAGAGTCTGGCAGGCAATAATTGGAGCAATCACCAAGATCGGTTTGGGCCTTCTGGGCTTGAAGCCCTTGGGCCTGCTCATCGGGCAGGTCTTTACCCAGGCAGGTGGTGTATTTTCCTTATTTAGGAGTTTTTCAGGTAAACTCAAGACTACATGGCGGCAGGTATCAATCACACGCATCCGTTTCCTGCTCAGGCGCTACGCTGACTTTCCCAAGTACCGCCTGCCATCCCAGTTTTTATTGATTGTCTCCACCAAAGCGCCATTGCTGTTCTTTGCCTGGCAGTTTGGAGCAGAAATAACCGGTCAGCTCGGCCTGGCCCTGATGATGCTGGCCCTGCCCATGACTTTGTTCGGCCAGACCACGGGACAGGCATACTACGCAGAAATCGCCCGCATCGGCCGCAAAAATCCGGAAGAGATTCACAAAGTCACCAAGAGCATCACCAAAAAGCTTTTTCTTATCAGCATCCCTCCTTTTCTGGTTTTGCTCACATTCGGTCCCTGGCTATTTGAGATTGTTTTTGGAGAAGTTTGGAGGGAGGCTGGTGTATTTGCCAGTATTTTAGCTATTTATTTATTGGCGCAATTTATATACAGTCCCATAGGAAATGGGATTTTTAATGTACTTGGAAGGCAATCCACCATTCTATTGATTAATATAAGCCGAATAACCTTAATTGCATGTGCATTTTATATTTCATATATATTGAGCTTTAGTCAATATTTTACACTTATTACATACAGCATCGTACTAACTATCCAATATGTAATAGTAATTTTTATTGTTTTTTATACAATTAAAAAATCCATTAAAGGTCTGACTGATGTTAAGTATAGCTAAAAATATCTACAGATTGTCATTTCAATCACTAAAAATATTGATGTATTATTTAAATGATGCAAAAAAATATTATTTTTCTGCAATATTTCCAAGAAAAAAATATCGTAGAATTGAAGGTATAATAATAAAACTGACCCATTCCATGGAAAAAAGACTCAGCTTTGAAAACAGAGATCCATCATTTGGCAAGGAAAAGGCATTTAAATTAATTTCACTTTTAGAAAGCGGTTTAAAGGATAGTAATAGTAAAGTAAGCAGTACGATTGCCTGTTGGTCCATTAGCACATTGAACGAGTTTTCCAAAACATTCATGGAAAAAAATGAACAAATCGAATTCCTCAAAAGATTGACCAGTATTTCCAAGCTGCTAATAAATCATATTAACCCTACAGAAATACAGGGTGGTATATTTGAACTTACTCGTGACGAAATATTAACTTCTTCAAAAGATAATTATGAATACTTTTCTAAAAACAGGCACTCCATAAGAAATTTTGCAGGTCCAGCTAGAATTGAAATAATCAAACAATCAATATCATTGGCTCAAAAATGCCCGTCAACCTGCAATATCCAACCGGTTCGTGTCTACCTGACTGAAGATGAAAAAACTTTAAATAGCATATTGAGTATTCAAAGGGGGAATAAGGGATTTACAGAAAAGATCCCTCAGTTATTGGTGTTTACTGCCGATTTGTCACTATATTCTGGTTTCAGAGAAAGAAACCAGTGCTATGTAGATGGAGGCATTTTTTCATTGTCTGCAGCATATGCACTGCATTTTAATGGAGTTGGATCATGTTTTCTGAACTGGGCATCCTCCAGAAAAGAAGATGTTCGACTACGCGAAATTTTGAATATCCCTGAGAATGAGGTTGTTATAGTGTTGCTGGCAATCGGCAATCTGTCGGAAAAAATCAGTATACCACTGTCAAAAAGAAGACCAATGGATGAAATATTTAAAGTTGTATAAGCTCTTTTAACTGGTGAACCTGGGCAATGCCAGGGCAAAGGATGTGAAGGCCATAATCTCTCACGTTCAGGAAACTGTTTATCAAAAGTTCGGAGTAATGCTTGAGCGGGAAGTCATATACGTTCCAGAGGATCTGGAAAATCAAAAGGATTAGAACATATGAATGATGCGGATTTTCGTTCCAAGAAAACCATGAAAGTCAGGGGTGGGCAAATACCTCAAGGTTCAGTTAAAGTCAGCGGCGCAAAAAACGCAGCCACCAGACTCATGGCTGCTGCCCTGCTTACTGACGAACGGGTTACTCTGTATAACTTTCCAACAGAACTTGTGGATGCACGGTACAAAGCTGACTTTATGCGCAAAGTCGGGGCTGTTGTTGAGTTTGATGAGGGTTCATCTTTGCTGACTATCCATGCTGACCAGGCCACTACGCCGGACTTGGATAATTACGCATACCCCATACGCACCACTTATCTACTTGTTGCCGGTCAGTTGAACAAAACCGGACTGGCCAGGATTCCCTATCCTGGAGGATGCAGCATAGGCAAGCGCAAATACGATCTGCATGTCATGGTCTGGGAACGAATGGGCTGTGAGGTTAAAGAAAAAGAAGATCACATCGAGATTCGAGGGCAATTAAAGCCAGCAGAAATCAACTTTCCCATAAGCACCATCGGTGGAACAGAAAACGCTCTAATTTGCGGCGCTGGCATTGAGGGAACGACCATAATCCGCAATGCATATGTTTCACCGGAAGTTTATTGCCTGATTGAGTTTCTGCATAGCCTTGGAGCGAATATAAAAACCACAGGCAACAGTTTTATCAGCGTCACCGGCAGTACCAAACTCAGAGGGTCAACTTTCAAAGTCATTCCGGACCGGATTGAAGCTCTGACCTGGATTATTTTCGGTGCGCTTTCCCAAGGGGCGATCATCATCGAAAATGTTCCCTTTGATGTCATGGATTCGCCTTTGCTGCATCTCAGGGAGTCTGGACTGGATATTTATCAAAATTCCACCAATGTCTATATTAACAAGCATTGTCTTAAAAACGGCTCAATCCAGCCATTTGAACTGGCCTGCGGTACATATCCTGGTGTTATTTCCGACATGCAGCCTTTTTTTACACTTTTGGGACTTAAGGCCCAGGGTATCAGTCGTATCTATGATTATCGTTACCCCGATAGAACGGCTTACTTGGGGGAAATGGCCAAATTCTGTCCTGACGCGCTAAGGTGGGAATCAGGAAAAATCACCATCCATGGACCTGGCAAATTTCAGGCGACAGATGCAGTTTCAACAGACTTGAGGGGGAGCATGGGTATGGTCATAGCGGGGCTTCTGGCTGATGGTGTGTCCACGATTTCTGACGTTGGCATGGCTCTGAGGGGTTATGATAGGATGCTTGAGAAGTTACAAGTGTTGGGAATTGAGTGTGAGTTGTTGGATGATGGAAATGGCCCAAATGGGATTGAATTATCAAGTGAAGGACAACCTCCTGCGAA encodes:
- a CDS encoding nucleotidyltransferase family protein, which codes for LANHAAELLRKEYSAKKVILFGTLAMDTGFSEHSDIDLAAYGIPDALFYRAAARVSGLSPEFTVDLVDPDSCRPSVRESILTRGIEL
- a CDS encoding lipopolysaccharide biosynthesis protein — encoded protein: MQPTAPQTSILTRFTNGISSRWNSKSHSGSIFRNMAMLASGSAGAKAIGALSVPVITRIYLPEHFGVLAVFTSLTALLVPFGTLRYSMALPLPNRDGTATNLAVLCVSSLLIVSLLVTLVFWIAAPYLLELLSMQALLPFWWLLPLAIAGTGLYELLTNWAVREKAFKPLARTRVWQAIIGAITKIGLGLLGLKPLGLLIGQVFTQAGGVFSLFRSFSGKLKTTWRQVSITRIRFLLRRYADFPKYRLPSQFLLIVSTKAPLLFFAWQFGAEITGQLGLALMMLALPMTLFGQTTGQAYYAEIARIGRKNPEEIHKVTKSITKKLFLISIPPFLVLLTFGPWLFEIVFGEVWREAGVFASILAIYLLAQFIYSPIGNGIFNVLGRQSTILLINISRITLIACAFYISYILSFSQYFTLITYSIVLTIQYVIVIFIVFYTIKKSIKGLTDVKYS
- a CDS encoding nitroreductase family protein, yielding MLSIAKNIYRLSFQSLKILMYYLNDAKKYYFSAIFPRKKYRRIEGIIIKLTHSMEKRLSFENRDPSFGKEKAFKLISLLESGLKDSNSKVSSTIACWSISTLNEFSKTFMEKNEQIEFLKRLTSISKLLINHINPTEIQGGIFELTRDEILTSSKDNYEYFSKNRHSIRNFAGPARIEIIKQSISLAQKCPSTCNIQPVRVYLTEDEKTLNSILSIQRGNKGFTEKIPQLLVFTADLSLYSGFRERNQCYVDGGIFSLSAAYALHFNGVGSCFLNWASSRKEDVRLREILNIPENEVVIVLLAIGNLSEKISIPLSKRRPMDEIFKVV
- a CDS encoding UDP-N-acetylglucosamine 1-carboxyvinyltransferase translates to MNDADFRSKKTMKVRGGQIPQGSVKVSGAKNAATRLMAAALLTDERVTLYNFPTELVDARYKADFMRKVGAVVEFDEGSSLLTIHADQATTPDLDNYAYPIRTTYLLVAGQLNKTGLARIPYPGGCSIGKRKYDLHVMVWERMGCEVKEKEDHIEIRGQLKPAEINFPISTIGGTENALICGAGIEGTTIIRNAYVSPEVYCLIEFLHSLGANIKTTGNSFISVTGSTKLRGSTFKVIPDRIEALTWIIFGALSQGAIIIENVPFDVMDSPLLHLRESGLDIYQNSTNVYINKHCLKNGSIQPFELACGTYPGVISDMQPFFTLLGLKAQGISRIYDYRYPDRTAYLGEMAKFCPDALRWESGKITIHGPGKFQATDAVSTDLRGSMGMVIAGLLADGVSTISDVGMALRGYDRMLEKLQVLGIECELLDDGNGPNGIELSSEGQPPANSG